The region GTATTATTAAATAAACTATTAGATTTATCAAAGCTGCAAAAGAAATTTATTAGTGAATCTGATATGGACAATGTAAATATTATAATAGATAAAAAAGATGAAGTAATGAAGGAGATAGACGCTCTAGATATTAAGTTTATGACTCATTTTGCAGAGCTTAAAAAGGAAAACAATGTAGTCGAGTTAAATGAACTAGATACTAGTAAATATCCAAATTTAAAAGAGCTAAAGAATGTAGTCAAGGAAATAACATCAACCTTAATGGCAATATCTTTATTAGATGAAGAAAACAATAAGTCATTAAAAGCAGATTTAGAAAAGATAAAATTAAACTTAAGAACTGTAAAGAAAGGGCAAAAAGCATACAAAGGATACAATAAGGTATTAGATAATAATATAATGATAGATGAAAAAAAATAGCTGCTAAAATAGTAGCTATTTTTTTCATCAAAATTACTTTTTGAATACTAATCTATATATAGTGCCTGTACACATTCAAAACACAACAATAAGAATAACTATAATTATCGAATAAATTTGAAGGTTGTCACAATAAGTCGAGTGAAAAATCATCAAATTTTGTCCACTTTTTATCAATAAGTTATCCACAGCCTTAAATTACTATATACAGTTATCAACAGAATTATACACACTATCCACAGAAACTCATAAAAACTATCCACAGGCTGTCCACAAGTATGTGTTAATAGTTTTTCAAATATTTATTCATAGTTTATGATAATTTATTAATTTTAAAAAATATGTTATAAGACAAGTTAAGTGGGTATTATATATTAATAAGACATATAAGTAGAGTTCCTACTTATACTGAAAGGAGTTGGGGTTTATGAAGATGAATATTACAGGTAAAAACATGGAGATTACAGATGCACTAAGAGATGTTACTTATAAGAAGATGGGTAAGCTTGACAAGTATTTTGATAAGGATGTATTAGCTGATGTAACTTTCAGTGTTGAAAAGAACAGACAGATTATCGAAGTTACCATAGACCTTCCTGGAACAATACTTAGAGCAGAAGAGTACACTGATGACATGTATGTTTCAATAGACAGAGCAGTAGATGTACTAGAAAGACAAATAAGAAAATACAAGACAAAACTTCAAAAGAGATATCAAAATACAGATACAATCAGATTTGAAAATATTCAACCACTACCTCAAGAACAAGAAAAAGAAGAAAAACCAAAAATCGTGAAAACTAAAAGATTTTTTATGAAACCAATGCACGAAGAGGAAGCATTATTACAGATGGAATTATTAGGACATAATTTCTTCATGTTTATGAATGCTGAAACAGATGAAGTAAATGTGGTATATAAGAGAAAAGATGGAAATTATGGCTTGATTGAACCAGAGTTTTAATAGTATAATTAATATATAGAATTGCAGGATATATATCCTGCAATTTTTCGTTATATAGGATTAGTTATTTCACTTCAGGAAATAATGTTAACAGAAAGAGGAAATATAAATATTTAGGTAGGTACTAGTAACTGTTGTAACTAAAAATGATAAGTGATAAAATTAGTTGATAGATGTGGATAATTTGAGAGGTGGTAAAATGATGAAAGCCTTATTTGAAAAGCTATTTGGCTCTTATAGCGATAGAGAACTTAAGAGACTCTACCCAATAGTGGATGAAATTGATTCACTAGAAGGTGAATATAAAGCACTTTCTGATGAAGAATTGAGAGGTAAGACTCAAGAATTCAAAGATAGACTTAGTAATGGTGAAGAATTAGACAATCTTATTCCTGAAGCTTTTGCAGTAGCGAGGGAAGCTTCTAGTAGAGTATTAGGTATGAGACATTTTAGAGTTCAATTACTTGGAGGCATAATACTTCATCAAGGAAGAATAGCTGAAATGAAAACAGGTGAAGGAAAGACACTGGTTGCTACACTTCCTGCTTATTTAAATGCCCTTACAGGAAAAGGTGTCCATATAATCACTGTTAATGATTACTTGGCAAAAAGAGACAAAGAGTGGATGGGAAAAATATACGAATTCTTAGGATTAAGTGTAGGCTGTATTGTACATGATATGGACAATGAGGAGAGAAAGAAAGCCTATAACGCAGATATTACCTATGGTACAAACAATGAATTTGGATTTGATTACCTAAGAGACAATATGGTTATATTTAAAAATGAAATGGTTCAAAGAGAACTAAATTTTGCCATAGTTGACGAGGTTGACAGTATATTAGTAGATGAAGCTAGAACACCTCTTATCATTTCAGGTACAGGAGACAAATCTACAGAATTATATAAGGTAGCAGATGGATTTGTAAGAGGACTTAAGGGAAGAGTGCTAGATCCTAGTGAAACAAAGACCGATCCATTTAATAGAGAAATAAAAGAAGAAGTCGTAGATTTTGTTATGGATGAAAAGGCAAGAAGTGTTACATTGACAGAGAAGGGAACTAAAAAAGCTGAAAGTTATTTTGGAATAGAAAATCTAGCTGATCCAGAAAATATGGAAATAGCACATCATGTAAATCAAGGATTGAAAGCTAGATATCTTATGAAGAGAGATATTGACTATGTTGTAAAAGATGGAGAAGTAATCATAGTAGATGAATTTACTGGAAGACTTATGTATGGCAGAAGATATAGTGATGGTCTACATCAAGCTATTGAAGCAAAGGAAGGGCTAAATGTAAGAAGTGAATCTAAGACATTGGCAACTATTACATTCCAAAACTACTTTAGAATGTACAATAAACTTTCTGGTATGACCGGTACAGCTAAAACAGAGGAAGATGAATTTAAGGAAATCTATGGTATGGATGTAGTGGAAATACCTACAAATAAACCTGTCATAAGAGAAGATCATCATGATGTGATTTATAAGACAGAAGAAGCTAAATTCAATGCTGTAGTAGAAGAGATAAAGGAAAAACATGCAAAGGGTCAACCTATATTAGTTGGAACTATATCTATAGAAAAATCAGAAGTTTTAAGTAAACTTCTTAAAAAAGAAAAAATTACTCATGAAGTATTAAATGCTAAACACCATGATAAAGAAGCTGAAATAGTTGCTCAAGCAGGTAGAATGGGCTCAGTGACTATTGCTACCAATATGGCTGGACGTGGTACTGATATTGTACTTGGAGGAAATTCAGAGTATCTTTCAAAGGCAGAAATGAAGAAAAAAGGCTATAGTGATCATATAATATCTCTTGTAGATAGTTTTGCTGAAAACGATGATCCAGAAATCGTAGAAGCTAGAAAGGTATACAATTCTATACATGAAAAGTATAAGAGTGAAACTGATAGTGAACATGAAAAGGTAATTTCAGTAGGAGGATTACACATAATAGGCACAGAACGACATGAGTCAAGAAGAATAGACAATCAGCTTAGGGGTCGTGCTGGTCGTCAAGGAGACCCAGGAAGTACAAAATTCTATATTTCCCTTGAAGATGATTTGATGCGTCTGTTTGGAGGAGAAAGAATAATTGGGATTATGGAAAATGCTAGTATGCCTGATGACGAACCACTAGAGCACAATCTTTTGACAAAATCTATAGAAAGAGCTCAAATGAAAGTTGAAGGGAATAACTTTGCAATAAGAAAACATGTACTCCAATATGATGATGTAATGAACAAACAAAGAGAAGTAATATATGGTGAAAGAAGAAAGGTACTAGAAGGAGAAAATTTAAGAGACCACATTGTTTCAATGATTAAGAGAATAATAGAAGATGCAATAACTATGTATTCTCAAGGAAGTAACTATCCTGAAGAATGGGATTTAGAAGGTCTTGAAGTTTATTTAGGCAGTATATTTTTACCAAAGGGATATTTAACTCTTGAAAGAGTTAAAAAATATTCTGATGAAGAACTTAAAGAAGAATTGATTAAGCTTGCAGAAGAATTGTATAGAAATAAAGAAACTGAAATTGGAGAAGAAAGATTTAGAGAAATCGAAAGAGTTATTTTACTTCAAGTAGTTGACAATAAGTGGATGGATCATATTGATGCTATGGATCAGTTGAGACAGGGAATTGGTCTTAGGGCCTATGGTCAAGAAGATCCAGTTAGAGCTTATCAAGTTGAAGGATTTGATATGTTTGAAGAGATGATTAAGAACATTCAAATTGATACTGTTCGCTTCTTGTATCATGTGGAGATGCCTGATAAGATCGAAAGAAAAAGAGTAGCTAAAGTAGCTGGAACTAATCAAAATGGTGAAGATGTAAAACAAAAACCAATAGTTAAAGGCAAAAAAATTGGAAGAAATGATCCTTGTCCATGTGGCAGTGGTTTGAAATATAAGAAATGCTGTGGAAAAGATTTATAATTAAAGGAGTGATTCAATGGAAGAACTATATGAGTATAGAGATAGGATTGCTGATATGAAACAAGCAATAGATGAGCTGGGTGTTTCTCTTTGACTTGGATAATATAAAAAAAAGAGTGAAAGAATTAGATACTTTGGCCATAGAAAAGGACTTTTGGGATGATCAAGAAAGAGCTCAAAAGATTCTTCAAGAATCGAAAAACTTAAAAGACAAGGTAGAATACTACGAGAAATTGTGTGAGGAAGTAGAAGACTTAGAAGTCTTAATAGATTTAGTCTTTGAAGAAGAAGATTACTCTATGGTAGGAGAAGTTAAAAATGTTTTTGTAAGAGTCAATAAAAATATTCAAAGGTTAAAATTAGATACTCTATTGAGTGGAGACTATGACAAGAAAAATGCAATTCTTTCAATTCACTCAGGTGCAGGAGGATTGGAAGCACAAGACTGGGCAGAAATGCTTTTAAGAATGTATAGACGTTGGGCAGAAAGTAAGGAATTTAAGGTAGATACCTTAGATATTTTACCTGATACAGAGGGAGGCATAAAGAGTGTCACTCTTCGTATAGGAGGGTTTAATGCCTATGGGTATTTGAAAGCAGAAAAAGGAGTTCATAGATTGGTTAGAATATCACCTTTTGATTCATCTGGGAGAAGGCATACTTCATTTGCCAGTGTAGATGTATATCCTGAAATAGATGATGATAATGAGATAGATATAAATGCAAGTGATTTAAAAATAGACACTTATAGGTCTAGTGGTGCTGGAGGTCAGTATGTAAACACCACTGACTCAGCTGTTAGAATAACCCATATTCCAACTGGGATTGTTGTTCAATGTCAAAACGAAAGATCTCAGCTTAGTAACAAGACAACTGCAATGAGAATGTTAAAGGCAAAGCTTATACAGCTTAAAGAAGAAGAACACAAGGAAAAAATCGAAGACTTACAAGGGAAGTATACCCAAATTGCTTGGGGTTCTCAAATTAGATCCTATGTATTTCATCCTTATAATCTAGTTAAAGACCATAGGACTAATGCAGAAGTTGGAGATATAAATGGAGTAATGGATGGAGATTTAGATATTTTCATAAATGAATATTTAAAACAAAAAGCCCTTAAAAATTAAGGGCTTTTTGTTTTGTTAAAAAAATTTACAAAAAATAAAGGAATTATAAATTGTATGTAGAATATAGCTAGTGTAGTATAGCACATATAAGTGTATTTAATTGATAAATGTAAACTTATTGTTTAATTTATATAAATATTTAAAGAGGATGGTAAATTTTAATGGATATAATAAACATTTTGGTAAATGAATTTAAACTAAAGAGATTTCAAGTTGAGAACACTATAAAACTTATAGATGATGGCAATACTATTCCTTTTATTGCTAGGTACAGAAAAGAACAAACTGGAGAACTTAATGATGTCATTTTAAGGGAACTAGATGAAAGACTTAGCTATTTAAGAAATTTAGAAACTAGGCAGGAAGAAGTAATTCGCCTTATAGATGAACAGGGAAAACTTACTAGTGAACTAAAAAGCGAGATACTGTCTTCTGAAACTCTTCAAAGAGTAGAAGATTTGTATAGACCTTTCAAGCAAAAGAGAAGAACTAGAGCTACTATGGCAAAAGAAAAAGGTTTAGAACCATTAGCAGAATTAATACTTAGTAA is a window of Anaerosalibacter sp. Marseille-P3206 DNA encoding:
- the prfB gene encoding peptide chain release factor 2 (programmed frameshift) — protein: MEELYEYRDRIADMKQAIDELGVSLDLDNIKKRVKELDTLAIEKDFWDDQERAQKILQESKNLKDKVEYYEKLCEEVEDLEVLIDLVFEEEDYSMVGEVKNVFVRVNKNIQRLKLDTLLSGDYDKKNAILSIHSGAGGLEAQDWAEMLLRMYRRWAESKEFKVDTLDILPDTEGGIKSVTLRIGGFNAYGYLKAEKGVHRLVRISPFDSSGRRHTSFASVDVYPEIDDDNEIDINASDLKIDTYRSSGAGGQYVNTTDSAVRITHIPTGIVVQCQNERSQLSNKTTAMRMLKAKLIQLKEEEHKEKIEDLQGKYTQIAWGSQIRSYVFHPYNLVKDHRTNAEVGDINGVMDGDLDIFINEYLKQKALKN
- the hpf gene encoding ribosome hibernation-promoting factor, HPF/YfiA family; translation: MKMNITGKNMEITDALRDVTYKKMGKLDKYFDKDVLADVTFSVEKNRQIIEVTIDLPGTILRAEEYTDDMYVSIDRAVDVLERQIRKYKTKLQKRYQNTDTIRFENIQPLPQEQEKEEKPKIVKTKRFFMKPMHEEEALLQMELLGHNFFMFMNAETDEVNVVYKRKDGNYGLIEPEF
- the secA gene encoding preprotein translocase subunit SecA; the protein is MKALFEKLFGSYSDRELKRLYPIVDEIDSLEGEYKALSDEELRGKTQEFKDRLSNGEELDNLIPEAFAVAREASSRVLGMRHFRVQLLGGIILHQGRIAEMKTGEGKTLVATLPAYLNALTGKGVHIITVNDYLAKRDKEWMGKIYEFLGLSVGCIVHDMDNEERKKAYNADITYGTNNEFGFDYLRDNMVIFKNEMVQRELNFAIVDEVDSILVDEARTPLIISGTGDKSTELYKVADGFVRGLKGRVLDPSETKTDPFNREIKEEVVDFVMDEKARSVTLTEKGTKKAESYFGIENLADPENMEIAHHVNQGLKARYLMKRDIDYVVKDGEVIIVDEFTGRLMYGRRYSDGLHQAIEAKEGLNVRSESKTLATITFQNYFRMYNKLSGMTGTAKTEEDEFKEIYGMDVVEIPTNKPVIREDHHDVIYKTEEAKFNAVVEEIKEKHAKGQPILVGTISIEKSEVLSKLLKKEKITHEVLNAKHHDKEAEIVAQAGRMGSVTIATNMAGRGTDIVLGGNSEYLSKAEMKKKGYSDHIISLVDSFAENDDPEIVEARKVYNSIHEKYKSETDSEHEKVISVGGLHIIGTERHESRRIDNQLRGRAGRQGDPGSTKFYISLEDDLMRLFGGERIIGIMENASMPDDEPLEHNLLTKSIERAQMKVEGNNFAIRKHVLQYDDVMNKQREVIYGERRKVLEGENLRDHIVSMIKRIIEDAITMYSQGSNYPEEWDLEGLEVYLGSIFLPKGYLTLERVKKYSDEELKEELIKLAEELYRNKETEIGEERFREIERVILLQVVDNKWMDHIDAMDQLRQGIGLRAYGQEDPVRAYQVEGFDMFEEMIKNIQIDTVRFLYHVEMPDKIERKRVAKVAGTNQNGEDVKQKPIVKGKKIGRNDPCPCGSGLKYKKCCGKDL
- the flgN gene encoding flagellar export chaperone FlgN, giving the protein MSKDIVDKLVSISSEKLVLLNKLLDLSKLQKKFISESDMDNVNIIIDKKDEVMKEIDALDIKFMTHFAELKKENNVVELNELDTSKYPNLKELKNVVKEITSTLMAISLLDEENNKSLKADLEKIKLNLRTVKKGQKAYKGYNKVLDNNIMIDEKK